In a genomic window of Paracoccaceae bacterium:
- a CDS encoding AAA family ATPase — translation MSCKHILLTGCSCGGKSTLLKALNQLGYATVSEPGRRIIADETVMGGKALPWVDMRAFALRAVEMARSDLEAAHQYESVVFFDRGLIDAAIALEHSGGPSVRETLGQTRPYAEYVFVFPPWEELYTGDTERRHDFKAAVQEYHRINQALDDLGYRIKEMPLTTVSERADLIINECNAV, via the coding sequence TTGAGCTGCAAACACATTTTACTTACTGGCTGTTCGTGCGGCGGAAAATCGACGCTGCTGAAGGCTTTGAACCAACTGGGATATGCGACTGTATCAGAGCCGGGACGACGAATAATCGCGGACGAAACCGTTATGGGCGGCAAGGCTCTGCCATGGGTCGACATGAGGGCATTCGCGCTGCGTGCCGTCGAGATGGCGAGGTCGGATCTGGAAGCTGCCCATCAATATGAAAGCGTTGTCTTTTTTGACAGGGGTCTCATAGATGCAGCAATTGCTTTAGAGCATTCAGGTGGCCCATCAGTAAGGGAAACACTCGGCCAGACCCGCCCCTACGCGGAGTATGTTTTTGTGTTCCCACCTTGGGAAGAGCTTTATACGGGAGACACTGAACGCAGACATGATTTTAAAGCGGCGGTCCAAGAGTATCACCGTATTAATCAGGCGTTGGATGACCTCGGATACAGGATCAAAGAGATGCCTCTGACAACGGTTAGTGAGCGGGCTGATCTGATCATAAATGAGTGCAATGCTGTCTGA
- a CDS encoding Rrf2 family transcriptional regulator, which produces MRLTSFTDYGLRMLMRMASAPDRAFSTAELAQELNLSRNHLSKIMQRLSREGIVQTKRGGGGGAVMAVTPSELRLGTIVRLLEEDQPLVECLSEETNTCTLDGRCRLKSRLRAAEASFLKELNETSLADITLTKA; this is translated from the coding sequence ATGAGACTGACATCCTTTACAGACTATGGATTACGGATGTTGATGCGGATGGCCAGCGCGCCAGATCGGGCATTTTCGACCGCGGAATTGGCACAGGAACTCAATTTGTCCCGCAACCACCTGAGCAAAATCATGCAACGGCTCTCACGTGAAGGGATCGTACAAACAAAACGCGGCGGGGGCGGAGGTGCGGTCATGGCAGTAACGCCATCCGAATTGCGTCTTGGCACAATTGTGCGTCTCCTCGAGGAGGATCAGCCGTTGGTTGAATGTCTAAGCGAAGAGACGAATACCTGCACTTTAGATGGACGATGTCGTTTGAAATCAAGGCTCCGCGCGGCAGAGGCATCGTTTCTAAAGGAACTGAATGAGACCAGCCTTGCAGACATAACCCTTACCAAAGCCTGA
- a CDS encoding NnrS family protein translates to MSSTSAPIRKWTGAAILTYGFRPFFLGAALWAVLAMLLWMPMISGLITLPTAFDAVSWHAHEFLFGYLAAVVAGFLLTAVPNWTGRLPIVGWPLGMLVILWVLGRVAVAFSAALSPLVVALLDLSMPIALAGVITREIVAGKTWRNLLVLGMLVILTLGSAVFHWEAAKGAYAAQGYGMRIGLGAGIMMIAVIGGRIVPSFTRNWLVKNTSEILPTPPMQTFDKIALLSLLAALIAWVFLPSSGIAAVLLAVAGVLHLVRLTRWAGIHTRGEPLVAILHVAYLLVPLGAIALVGEIVLPGLAGLGAVQHIWMSGAVGLMSLAVMTRATLGHSGQSLKAGAGTVMIYIGILTATILRVIAGLWPLYASVLYGVAGLIWIMSFAGFAALFGPLLWRAAPAKAI, encoded by the coding sequence ATGAGCAGCACATCCGCACCGATCCGCAAATGGACGGGCGCCGCAATCTTAACTTACGGTTTTCGGCCCTTTTTCTTGGGGGCGGCCCTTTGGGCAGTCTTGGCAATGCTGCTCTGGATGCCGATGATCTCGGGTCTTATTACGCTGCCGACGGCTTTTGATGCTGTCTCATGGCACGCGCATGAGTTTCTGTTCGGATACCTAGCGGCAGTGGTCGCCGGGTTCTTGTTGACGGCAGTGCCCAATTGGACGGGCAGGTTGCCCATCGTTGGATGGCCGCTGGGCATGCTCGTAATCCTCTGGGTGCTGGGGCGGGTCGCGGTCGCGTTTTCGGCAGCGCTGTCGCCGCTTGTTGTGGCGCTGCTCGATCTTTCCATGCCAATTGCACTGGCCGGTGTCATTACCCGCGAAATCGTGGCAGGCAAGACTTGGCGCAACTTGCTGGTGCTTGGGATGCTGGTCATCCTTACGCTGGGCAGCGCTGTGTTCCACTGGGAAGCTGCCAAGGGTGCCTATGCCGCACAGGGGTACGGGATGCGGATCGGGCTGGGGGCAGGGATCATGATGATTGCTGTCATCGGCGGGCGCATCGTACCCTCATTCACGCGCAATTGGCTTGTAAAAAACACTTCAGAAATACTCCCGACTCCTCCTATGCAGACCTTTGACAAGATAGCGTTGCTCAGCTTGCTTGCGGCTCTCATCGCTTGGGTTTTCTTGCCTTCATCGGGTATTGCCGCTGTGTTGCTTGCCGTGGCTGGTGTGCTGCATCTTGTGCGGCTTACCCGCTGGGCAGGCATCCATACAAGAGGGGAACCGCTCGTGGCGATCCTGCATGTTGCCTACCTTCTCGTCCCGCTTGGCGCGATTGCATTGGTTGGCGAGATCGTTCTGCCGGGGTTGGCAGGCCTTGGGGCGGTGCAACACATATGGATGAGCGGGGCGGTCGGCCTTATGTCATTGGCCGTGATGACACGGGCAACCCTCGGGCATTCCGGACAGTCTCTGAAAGCCGGAGCCGGGACGGTCATGATCTACATTGGTATTTTGACGGCGACGATCCTGCGCGTCATTGCGGGTCTATGGCCTCTCTATGCATCCGTCTTGTACGGCGTTGCAGGCCTGATCTGGATCATGAGTTTTGCTGGATTTGCGGCCCTTTTTGGTCCACTGTTGTGGCGCGCTGCCCCGGCAAAGGCCATCTGA
- a CDS encoding NnrU family protein: MGWVEFGAAFVAFFLSHSIPVQPPVRTVLVRHLGSRGFTLAYSAMSLAILAWLIVAAGRAPYVSLWAWAPWQNHIAMAVMLAVCLFLAFAIATPNPFSFGGSHNERFDPDNPGILRFLRHPLLVVLGLWAFAHVLPNGNLAHVILFVVFAAFALLGQKIIDRRKQWQMGDDWDRLWAQTCEARIALPRQSLIRLMLALGIYGVSLWLHPVLLGVSPLP, from the coding sequence ATGGGATGGGTGGAATTCGGTGCTGCCTTCGTGGCCTTTTTCCTCAGCCATTCGATACCAGTGCAGCCCCCCGTGCGCACAGTGCTGGTGCGCCACCTTGGGTCTCGTGGGTTCACGCTTGCCTATTCCGCGATGTCGCTTGCCATTCTCGCATGGCTGATCGTTGCGGCGGGGCGTGCACCCTATGTATCGCTCTGGGCGTGGGCCCCTTGGCAAAACCACATCGCAATGGCGGTAATGCTGGCTGTCTGTCTGTTCCTGGCTTTCGCGATTGCCACCCCAAATCCGTTTTCATTTGGCGGCTCGCACAACGAAAGGTTTGATCCCGATAACCCGGGCATTCTGCGTTTTTTGCGACACCCGCTTCTGGTGGTATTGGGTCTATGGGCCTTTGCTCATGTTTTACCGAACGGCAATCTGGCACATGTGATTCTGTTTGTCGTCTTTGCGGCATTCGCCTTGTTGGGGCAAAAGATTATCGACAGACGAAAGCAATGGCAGATGGGTGACGATTGGGACCGTCTTTGGGCACAAACGTGCGAGGCACGAATTGCGCTCCCACGGCAGTCGCTCATCCGGCTGATGCTGGCTCTGGGGATTTATGGTGTATCGCTGTGGTTGCACCCTGTCTTATTGGGGGTGAGCCCGCTGCCATAA